The Thunnus thynnus chromosome 24, fThuThy2.1, whole genome shotgun sequence genome window below encodes:
- the LOC137177159 gene encoding ubiquitin-protein ligase E3A — MNPDEKEDRECAPPQAEPRPAGGAFREYEEPEIENPEASRMKRAAAKHLIERYYHQLTEGCGNESCSNSWCASSVGFNRMDNNAAAVKALELYKVNAKLCDPHPSKKGTASAYLESSAHSNSACSNRKMNHKDVHSVRDNFKDVNYLTEEKVYEILDICGEKEDYSPLIRVIGRVFSSAEGLVQSFRRSKPHTKEELKSLQGKDEDKDEDEKEAAACSATAMEEDSPASSSSSRLGEGSSGENDVQKLAPDEVSVDIEAVRRVYERLLSNEKIEAAFLNALVYLSPNVECDLTYHNVYSRDPNYLNLFVIVMENSNLHSPEYLEIALPQFCKAMSKLPLAAQAKLARLWSHYSAEQIRRMVETFQQLITYKVISNEFNSRNLVNDDDAVVAATKCLKIVYYANVLGGDLDMEHNEEEDEEPIPESSELTLQELLGEERRNKKGPRVDPLETELGIRTNDCRRPLIPFEEFVNEPLNEVLEMDKDYTFFKVETENKFSFMTCPFILNAVTKNLGLYYDNRIRMYSERRITVLYSLVQGQQLNPYLRLKVRRDHIIDDALVRLEMIAMENPADLKKQLYVEFEGEQGVDEGGVSKEFFQLVVEEIFNPDIGMFTYDERTKLFWFNASSFENEGQYTLIGIVLGLAIYNNCILDVHFPMVVYRKLMGKKGTFRDLADANPVLYQSLKELLEYEGSVEEDMMITFQISQTDLFGNPLMYDLRENGDKIPVTNENRKEFVAQYAEYMLNKSVEKQFKAFRRGFHMVTNESPLKYLFRPEEIELLICGSRNLDFLALEETTEYDGGYNRDSRIIKEFWETLHSFGEEQKRLFLQFTTGTDRAPVGGLGKLKMIIAKNGPDTDRLPTSHTCFNVLLLPEYSSKEKLRERLLKAITYAKGFGML, encoded by the exons ATGAATCCCGACGAGAAGGAGGACCGTGAGTGTGCGCCGCCACAGGCCGAGCCTCGCCCCGCCGGAGGAGCCTTCAG AGAATACGAGGAGCCTGAAATAGAAAACCCAGAAGCAAGCCGAAT GAAGCGAGCAGCTGCCAAACATCTAATAGAGCGCTATTACCACCAGTTAACCGAGGGCTGTGGGAATGAGTCGTGCTCCAACTCATGGTGTGCCTCATCAGTCGGCTTCAACCGCATGGATAACAATGCAGCGGCGGTCAAAGCCCTGGAGCTCTACAAGGTCAATGCAAAGCTATGTGACCCCCACCCCTCGAAGAAAGGCACTGCTTCAGCCTATCTAGAGAGCAGTGCTCACAGCAACTCAGCCTGCAGCAATAGGAAAATGAACCATAAAGATGTCCACTCTGTACGAGACAATTTCAAAG ATGTAAATTACCTGACAGAGGAGAAAGTGTATGAGATCTTGGACATCTGTGGAGAGAAGGAGGATTACTCGCCTCTGATCAGAGTAATAGGGCGGGTATTCTCCAGTGCTGAGGGTCTGGTTCAAAGCTTCCGGAGGTCCAAACCTCACACCAAGGAGGAGCTCAAGTCTCTCCAAGGTAAGGATGAGGACAAGGATGAGGATGAGAAGGAGGCAGCCGCCTGCTCTGCTACAGCTATGGAAGAGGACTCCCctgcctcctcttcatcatcacgGCTCGGAGAAGGATCCTCAGGGGAAAACGATGTCCAAAAGCTCGCCCCTGATGAGGTGTCGGTGGACATTGAAGCCGTGCGGCGGGTTTACGAGCGGCTGCTGTCCAATGAGAAGATAGAAGCCGCCTTCCTGAATGCACTGGTCTACCTCTCACCCAATGTAGAGTGCGACCTGACGTACCACAATGTGTATTCACGAGACCCAAACTACCTGAACCTGTTTGTTATAGTGATGGAAAACAGCAACCTCCACAGCCCAGAGTACCTGGAGATCGCCCTCCCGCAGTTCTGCAAGGCCATGAGCAAACTCCCCCTGGCAGCTCAGGCCAAACTGGCTCGTCTGTGGTCACACTACAGTGCCGAGCAGATCCGGCGCATGGTAGAGACCTTCCAGCAGCTCATCACTTACAAGGTGATCAGTAACGAGTTCAACAGCCGCAATTTGGTCAACGATGATGACGCCGTGGTGGCAGCCACCAAGTGCTTGAAGATCGTCTACTATGCAAATGTGCTGGGTGGCGACCTCGATATGGAACACAACgaggaagaggacgaggagCCCATTCCAGAGTCCAGTGAGCTCACCTTGCAGGAGCTGCTTGGCGAGGAGCGGCGAAACAAGAAGGGCCCTCGGGTGGACCCGCTGGAGACAGAGTTGGGGATCCGCACTAACGACTGCCGGCGGCCGCTCATTCCCTTTGAGGAATTCGTCAATGAGCCTCTGAACGAGGTGCTGGAGATGGACAAGGACTACACTTTCTTTAAGGTTGAAACTGAGAACAAGTTCTCCTTTATGACCTGCCCCTTCATCCTTAATGCCGTCACCAAGAACCTGGGTCTGTACTATGACAACCGCATCCGCATGTACAGTGAGCGGCGTATTACAGTGCTCTACAGCTTGGTGCAGGGTCAGCAGCTCAACCCCTACCTGAGGCTGAAAGTGCGCCGAGATCACATCATCGACGATGCTCTGGTCAGG CTGGAAATGATCGCAATGGAGAATCCTGCAGACTTGAAGAAGCAGCTGTATGTGGAGTTTGAGGGAGAGCAAGGTGTAGATGAAGGAGGTGTTTCCAAAGAGTTCTTTCAGCTGGTGGTGGAGGAGATCTTCAACCCAGATATTG GCATGTTCACATATGACGAGCGCAccaaactgttttggttcaacGCGTCATCATTTGAAAATGAGGGCCAGTACACTCTGATCGGCATTGTTCTTGGTCTGGCCATCTATAACAACTGTATCCTGGATGTCCACTTTCCTATGGTGGTCTACAGGAAGCTGATGGGCAAGAAAGGAACTTTTAGGGATCTAGCTGATGCAAACCCG GTTCTGTACCAGAGTCTGAAGGAGCTGCTTGAGTACGAGGGCAGTGTGGAGGAGGACATGATGATCACTTTCCAGATTTCACAGACAGACCTGTTTGGGAACCCACTCATGTACGATTTAAGGGAAAACGGGGACAAGATTCCAgtcacaaatgaaaacagaaag gaGTTTGTGGCTCAGTATGCAGAGTACATGCTGAACAAAAGTGTGGAGAAGCAGTTCAAAGCATTCAGGAGAGGCTTCCACATGGTCACCAACGAGTCACCGCTCAAATACCTGTTCAGACCAGAGGAAATCGAGCTCCTGATCTGTGGAAGCAGG AACCTTGACTTCCTAGCACTTGAAGAAACAACGGAATATGATGGAGGGTACAACAGAGATTCTCGAATCATCAA AGAGTTTTGGGAGACATTGCACTCATTCGGTGAGGAGCAGAAGCGCCTCTTCCTGCAGTTCACCACCGGCACTGACAGAGCACCTGTGGGTGGGCTGGGCAAGCTGAAGATGATCATTGCCAAGAACGGCCccgacacagacag GTTACCGACGTCTCACACTTGCTTTAATGTCCTGCTGCTGCCTGAGTACAGCAGCAAGGAGAAGCTGAGGGAGAGACTGCTGAAAGCCATCACCTATGCCAAAGGGTTTGGCATGCTCTGA
- the LOC137177270 gene encoding cyclic nucleotide-gated channel cone photoreceptor subunit alpha-like has translation MDAQDHKSLAGTGPLSRLSNMMHSGRSSVGPAESSLSSQRTKDSGGRWPLAAQNMNNCNNNDGKKDEKKDEPKKDDKKDDKKDEKKDEKKDEKKDDKKDDKKDDKKDDKKDDKKEEPKEVWIMDPATDMYYYWLCTISVPVFYNLMLLVARACFNELQYKNTTLWLVLDHISDVLYYIDTFVRARTGFLEQGLLVRDEKVLKEKYMKTQQFKMDVISIFPTDIIFFAIGIDNPEWRFNRLFKLARLFEFFDRTETRTNFPNIFRIGNLVLYIIIIIHWNACLYFAISKVLGFGSDTWVYPGPKNPEFSRLARQYIYCFYWSTLTLTTIGETPPPVRDIEYFFVVADFLTGVLIFATIVGNVGAMISNMNAARVEFQAKIDSIKQYMQFRKVTKDLEVRVVKWFDYLWTEEKTCDEKLVLKNLPDKLKAEIAINVHLETLRKVRIFQDCEAGLLVELVLKLQPQVFSPGDYICKKGDIGREMYIIKEGKLAVVADDGVTQFVVLSDGAYFGEISILGIKGSKAGNRRTANIRSVGYSDLFALSKDDLMEALIEYPDAKYALEDKGRAILMKDNLIDESLVNATDAKDLEDKVNQIEASYEVMSLKFRKLTEQYESSQRKLKQRLSNMSNQVRTLRVDNE, from the exons ATGGACGCCCAGGATCACAAATCCTTAGCTGGGACAGGACCTCTGTCCAG GCTGTCCAACATGATGCACTCTGGGAGGAGCAGTGTTGGCCCTGCAGAGTCCAGCCTCAGCAGCCAGAGGACAAAGGACAG TGGTGGTCGGTGGCCCCTGGCTGCACAAAACATGAACAACTGCAACAACAATGATGG caaaaaagatgagaagaaagaCGAACCCAAGAAGGATGATAAGAAAGATGAcaaaaaagatgagaagaaagatgagaagaaagatgagaagaaagaTGACAAGAAAGATGACAAAAAGGATGACAAAAAGGATGACAAAAAGGATGACAAGAAGGAAGAGCC AAAGGAAGTGTGGATCATGGATCCCGCCACAGATATGTACTACTACTGGCTGTGCACAATATCTGTCCCAGTGTTCTACAACCTGATGTTGCTGGTGGCCAG GGCTTGTTTTAATGaattacagtataaaaatacaacactgtGGTTGGTTTTGGACCACATCTCAGATGTCCTCTACTACATTGACACCTTTGTGAGAGCTAGAACAG GTTTTCTGGAGCAAGGGCTGCTAGTAAGGGATGAGAAGGTcctgaaagaaaaatatatgaaaacacaacagttcaaAATGGACGTCATAAGTATCTTTCCCACTGATATTATATTCTTCGCAATTGGAATTGACAACCCAGAGTGGAGGTTCAACCGTCTCTTTAAGTTAGCGCGACTCTTTGAGTTCTTTGACCGGACTGAAACTCGAACCAATTTCCCTAACATCTTCCGAATTGGTAACCTTGTACtttatatcatcatcattatccaCTGGAATGCTTGCCTCTACTTTGCCATCTCCAAGGTGCTTGGATTTGGCTCAGACACATGGGTATATCCAGGCCCGAAGAATCCTGAGTTTTCTCGACTGGCCAGGCAATATATCTATTGCTTTTACTGGTCCACACTTACCCTGACCACTATTGGTGAGACACCGCCCCCAGTTCGAGACATTGAATACTTTTTTGTTGTAGCTGACTTCCTCACTGGGGTTCTGATCTTTGCTACAATTGTAGGCAATGTTGGTGCCATGATTTCCAACATGAATGCTGCACGTGTAGAGTTCCAGGCTAAGATTGATTCCATCAAGCAGTACATGCAATTTCGGAAGGTCACCAAAGACCTGGAGGTAAGGGTGGTAAAGTGGTTTGACTACCTCTGGACAGAGGAGAAAACATGTGATGAAAAGCTGGTGCTGAAGAACCTTCCAGACAAGCTAAAGGCTGAGATTGCCATCAATGTACATCTGGAGACCCTAAGAAAAGTGCGCATTTTTCAAGACTGTGAAGCAGGTTTACTTGTTGAGTTGGTTCTCAAGCTTCAGCCTCAAGTTTTCAGTCCTGGCGACTACATCTGTAAGAAGGGTGACATCGGCAGGGAAATGTACATCATCAAAGAAGGAAAGCTGGCTGTAGTAGCAGATGACGGGGTTACCCAGTTTGTGGTCCTCAGTGATGGGGCATACTTTGGGGAAATTAGCATTCTTGGTATCAAGGGCAGTAAGGCAGGTAACCGGAGAACGGCCAATATCCGAAGTGTGGGCTACTCTGACCTGTTTGCCTTGTCCAAGGACGATCTGATGGAGGCACTCATTGAGTATCCTGATGCTAAATATGCCCTGGAGGATAAGGGGAGGGCCATCCTTATGAAAGATAACCTCATAGATGAGTCGCTGGTCAATGCTACTGATGCCAAAGACTTGGAGGACAAAGTCAATCAGATTGAAGCCAGTTATGAAGTCATGTCGCTTAAATTTCGAAAGCTAACAGAACAGTATGAATCCTCCCAGCGGAAACTCAAGCAACGGCTCAGTAATATGTCAAACCAGGTTCGCACTCTCAGAGTGGACAATGAGTAG